A genomic window from Nosocomiicoccus massiliensis includes:
- a CDS encoding prepilin peptidase encodes MLASFIFVVLEEKSFNFKFLFRRSKCNHCNHTIDAVALIPIFGYILSRGRCNKCHRYIPFIYVCSEVVLALLFIVPSLVYIQFRDFSLYYLLIVFLAPLALYDFKHYKIPNFTLVILLTTGLYVTRFNYVDVIDDLIIITLAHVIYILFDKKIGYGDIKLLSVITLITPTLLFSFILLFSFIVGGFYVIIMEVIKSPDNRKIPYVPFVATSTILTFIIYDDLSTIYFGGFL; translated from the coding sequence ATACTCGCTTCATTTATATTTGTTGTGTTAGAGGAAAAGAGTTTTAACTTTAAGTTTTTATTCAGAAGAAGTAAGTGTAATCATTGCAATCATACGATAGATGCTGTTGCACTCATACCGATCTTTGGATATATATTGTCGAGGGGCAGATGTAATAAGTGCCACAGATATATACCTTTTATTTATGTGTGTTCAGAAGTTGTACTTGCACTGCTCTTTATAGTTCCAAGTTTAGTTTACATACAGTTTAGAGATTTTTCACTTTATTACTTATTGATTGTATTTCTAGCACCTCTTGCGTTATACGATTTTAAGCATTATAAAATACCTAATTTTACGTTAGTTATACTTTTAACAACAGGTCTCTATGTAACGAGATTTAATTATGTAGATGTAATAGACGATCTGATTATTATAACTTTAGCTCATGTTATTTATATTCTGTTTGATAAAAAAATCGGCTATGGAGATATAAAGTTACTGTCTGTGATAACTTTAATCACTCCTACGTTGTTATTTAGTTTTATCTTGTTATTTTCATTTATAGTCGGTGGGTTTTACGTGATTATTATGGAAGTTATCAAGAGTCCAGATAATCGTAAAATACCGTATGTACCTTTTGTAGCCACGAGTACGATTCTCACTTTTATTATTTATGATGATTTATCAACTATATATTTTGGAGGTTTCTTATGA
- the radC gene encoding RadC family protein encodes MNDLMIKEMMSSDKPRERLKIYGADNLTNRELLAIIINTGSRNESSLTLADNVLKNLKKISDLRDVTYQELTKINGIGEAKAIKILAVIELAVRMHSHSLEDDVFIHSPDDVSKLLMEKMRYFQQEHFVVLYLSTKYKVIHQETVFKGSLNTTVVHPREIFKEAVKRSAAAFICVHNHPSGDPTPSSEDIEVSKRLKMSSELIGIDFLDHIIIGNGKYISLKEMDCF; translated from the coding sequence ATGAACGATTTAATGATTAAAGAAATGATGTCTTCCGATAAACCGAGAGAACGATTAAAAATATACGGCGCTGATAATTTAACGAATCGAGAACTTTTAGCAATCATTATAAATACCGGCAGTCGGAATGAGAGCAGCTTAACACTCGCAGATAATGTGTTAAAGAATTTAAAGAAAATCAGCGATTTAAGAGATGTTACGTATCAGGAGCTGACTAAGATTAATGGTATCGGTGAAGCTAAAGCGATAAAAATATTGGCAGTGATTGAACTTGCTGTAAGAATGCATAGTCATAGCTTAGAAGATGATGTATTCATTCATTCTCCAGATGACGTATCGAAACTTTTAATGGAGAAAATGAGATATTTCCAACAAGAACATTTTGTCGTCTTATATTTATCGACTAAATATAAAGTGATTCATCAAGAAACAGTATTTAAAGGATCACTTAATACAACGGTAGTTCATCCACGAGAAATTTTTAAAGAAGCGGTCAAAAGAAGTGCGGCAGCTTTTATATGTGTCCACAATCATCCGAGTGGAGATCCGACACCTTCCAGTGAAGATATTGAAGTTAGTAAACGACTAAAGATGAGTAGTGAACTCATTGGTATCGACTTTTTAGATCACATTATCATTGGTAATGGTAAATACATTAGCCTGAAAGAGATGGATTGTTTTTAA